In Lacrimispora indolis DSM 755, a genomic segment contains:
- a CDS encoding L-rhamnose isomerase: MTIKERYEAAREAYKAVGVNTDEALEALKTIPISMHCWQGDDVMGFDGDGALSGGIQATGNYPGRARNPQELMRDMDKALSLIPGKHRINLHASYAIFEEGEWADRDQLEPKHFTKWVEFARERGIGIDFNPTLFSHPKAENATLSSEDDEIRSFWIRHVQACLRISEYFAKEQGTPCTMNIWIPDGFKDIPADRTSPRARLKDSLDQILSIDYDRTKVYVAVESKVFGIGMESCTVGSHEFYMNYASKNDILCLLDSGHYHPTEVVSDKISSMLLFFDKVALHVTRPVRWDSDHVVLFDDETKEIGKEIIRGGADRILLALDFFDASINRLSAWIVGMRNMQKALLNALLLPNETLKRLQEERNFTEQMMLQEELKLYPIGDVWNYFCEINGVPAKEDWFEEICCYEKEVLLNRK, encoded by the coding sequence ATGACAATAAAAGAAAGATATGAAGCAGCAAGGGAAGCATACAAAGCCGTCGGCGTAAATACGGATGAGGCATTGGAAGCCTTAAAAACGATCCCCATTTCCATGCACTGCTGGCAGGGAGATGACGTGATGGGATTTGATGGGGATGGAGCCTTATCAGGGGGAATTCAGGCTACAGGCAATTACCCTGGCCGGGCGAGAAATCCTCAGGAGCTGATGAGGGACATGGATAAGGCGCTGAGCCTGATCCCTGGAAAGCACAGGATTAACCTTCACGCAAGCTATGCTATATTTGAGGAGGGAGAATGGGCGGACCGGGATCAGCTGGAGCCGAAACACTTCACAAAGTGGGTGGAGTTTGCAAGGGAAAGAGGGATCGGCATTGACTTTAATCCCACCTTGTTTTCCCATCCAAAGGCGGAAAATGCCACCCTGTCCAGTGAAGATGATGAGATACGGAGCTTCTGGATCAGACACGTGCAGGCGTGCCTCCGCATTTCTGAGTATTTTGCAAAGGAGCAGGGGACTCCCTGTACCATGAACATCTGGATTCCCGACGGGTTTAAGGATATACCGGCAGACCGCACTTCCCCAAGGGCGAGATTAAAGGATTCTCTTGATCAGATCCTTTCCATTGACTACGATAGGACCAAGGTATATGTGGCTGTGGAATCCAAGGTATTTGGGATAGGAATGGAAAGCTGCACCGTTGGTTCCCATGAGTTTTATATGAATTACGCCTCCAAGAATGATATCCTCTGCCTGCTGGACAGCGGCCATTATCATCCCACGGAGGTGGTGTCTGATAAGATATCTTCCATGCTCCTGTTTTTTGACAAGGTGGCCCTTCACGTAACAAGGCCGGTGCGGTGGGACAGTGACCATGTTGTGCTGTTTGACGATGAAACAAAGGAGATCGGGAAGGAGATCATACGGGGCGGGGCGGACCGCATCCTTCTGGCCCTTGACTTTTTTGATGCAAGCATCAACCGCTTAAGCGCCTGGATCGTTGGAATGCGCAACATGCAGAAGGCTCTTCTGAATGCCCTTCTTCTTCCCAATGAAACCCTTAAAAGGTTACAGGAAGAACGCAATTTTACGGAGCAGATGATGCTTCAGGAGGAGCTTAAGCTTTATCCGATAGGCGATGTTTGGAACTACTTTTGTGAGATAAACGGAGTGCCTGCAAAGGAAGACTGGTTTGAAGAGATATGCTGCTATGAAAAAGAAGTGCTGCTTAACCGGAAATAA
- a CDS encoding ABC transporter substrate-binding protein translates to MKKMRGTKVLAMGMALAMAAMSLTACNGGGGASKGGSATLSFGIWDEKQRPVMEAMAQAYEKTHENVKIEIQLTPYKGGEYWTKLEAAATGGTAPDVFWLNVLHAEDYYDGGILLDLNSYLEKSDLDLGKNFPEALVKAYNFDGKQIAVPKDFDTNALWYNKDMFDKAGVAYPTDDWTYDDLVKACRDLKAAGLDSGAYPFACPIDFQTWYYPTVYANGGWILNADKTETGYADPKTQEGIQCWIDLINEGYSPSVAALSETSADAMFEGGQIAMVLAGSYMTPEYTSNDAINTKIDLVEFPSFNGVEPNIINGLGYAVFAGSKNKDAAADFALWLGSEEAMKIQGESGVVISARNDAQKYFSQSNKDLNLAAYTNHSGEANPLPVCKSVAEIYDVEAEALKAAYSGEKPLADVCSQLKTDADAILAKNKK, encoded by the coding sequence ATGAAGAAAATGAGAGGAACCAAGGTGCTGGCAATGGGAATGGCCCTTGCCATGGCGGCAATGAGCCTTACCGCATGCAATGGAGGAGGCGGAGCTTCCAAGGGAGGTTCTGCCACCTTAAGCTTCGGAATATGGGATGAAAAGCAGCGCCCGGTCATGGAAGCCATGGCCCAGGCCTATGAGAAAACCCATGAAAATGTAAAGATTGAGATCCAGCTTACCCCTTATAAGGGAGGCGAATACTGGACCAAGCTGGAGGCAGCTGCAACAGGAGGAACGGCGCCGGATGTGTTCTGGCTCAATGTACTTCATGCAGAGGATTATTATGACGGAGGAATCCTTCTGGACTTAAATAGCTATTTGGAAAAGTCAGACTTGGATCTTGGAAAGAACTTCCCGGAAGCCCTTGTAAAAGCCTACAATTTTGATGGCAAGCAGATCGCCGTACCAAAGGATTTTGATACCAATGCCTTATGGTATAACAAAGATATGTTTGATAAGGCAGGGGTGGCTTATCCTACTGATGACTGGACTTATGATGATCTTGTAAAAGCATGCAGGGATTTAAAGGCAGCAGGTCTTGATTCGGGAGCTTATCCTTTTGCCTGCCCCATCGATTTCCAGACATGGTATTACCCCACCGTATATGCTAACGGCGGCTGGATCTTAAATGCCGACAAAACAGAAACCGGTTATGCAGATCCCAAGACTCAGGAAGGAATCCAGTGCTGGATCGACCTGATTAATGAGGGCTATTCCCCATCAGTAGCCGCATTGTCAGAGACCAGTGCCGATGCCATGTTTGAGGGCGGCCAGATCGCTATGGTTTTAGCGGGCTCCTATATGACCCCTGAGTATACTTCAAATGACGCCATCAACACCAAGATCGATCTGGTAGAATTCCCGTCATTTAACGGAGTTGAGCCGAACATCATAAACGGACTTGGCTATGCGGTGTTTGCAGGAAGTAAAAATAAGGACGCTGCAGCGGATTTTGCATTATGGCTTGGCAGCGAGGAAGCCATGAAGATCCAGGGAGAGAGCGGAGTCGTTATTTCCGCACGGAATGACGCACAGAAGTATTTTTCCCAGTCCAACAAGGATTTGAACCTGGCTGCCTACACCAATCATTCCGGTGAAGCAAATCCCCTTCCTGTATGTAAATCCGTGGCAGAGATCTATGATGTGGAAGCAGAGGCCTTAAAGGCAGCTTATTCCGGCGAAAAGCCTTTAGCAGATGTATGCAGCCAGCTTAAGACTGATGCAGATGCAATTCTGGCAAAAAATAAGAAGTAG
- the groL gene encoding chaperonin GroEL (60 kDa chaperone family; promotes refolding of misfolded polypeptides especially under stressful conditions; forms two stacked rings of heptamers to form a barrel-shaped 14mer; ends can be capped by GroES; misfolded proteins enter the barrel where they are refolded when GroES binds), producing the protein MAKQIKYGVDARKALESGVNQLADTVRVTLGPKGRNVVLDKSFGAPLITNDGVTIAKEIELEDAFENMGAQLVKEVATKTNDVAGDGTTTATVLAQAMINEGMKNLAAGANPIVLRKGMKKATEAAVEAIAKMSEPIKGKASIARVAAISASDDEVGEMVADAMEKVSNNGVITIEESKTMKTELDLVEGMQFDRGYISAYMCTDMEKMEANLDDPYILITDKKISNIQEILPLLEQVVQSGARLLIIAEDVEGEALTTLIVNKLRGTFNVIAVKAPGYGDRRKEMLQDIAVLTGGTVISDELGYELKNATLDLLGRAKSVKVQKENTVIVDGCGDKEAITARIGQIKGQIEETTSDFDREKLQERLAKLSGGVAVIRVGAATETEMKEAKLRMEDALSAARAAVEEGVIAGGGSAYVHAINQIEDTVKELEGDEKTGGKIILKALEAPLYHIVANAGLEGSVIINKVRESKVGTGFDAYKEEYVDMVEAGILDPTKVTRSALQNATSVASTLLTTESVVANIKEKAPAMPAPGGMDMM; encoded by the coding sequence ATGGCAAAACAGATTAAATATGGCGTAGATGCCAGAAAAGCACTTGAGTCCGGAGTTAATCAGTTAGCAGATACCGTTCGTGTAACATTGGGACCTAAGGGAAGAAACGTTGTACTGGATAAATCCTTTGGCGCACCTTTGATCACAAACGATGGTGTTACCATTGCAAAAGAGATCGAGCTGGAGGATGCCTTTGAGAATATGGGCGCTCAGCTTGTAAAAGAAGTTGCTACAAAGACCAATGACGTGGCCGGTGACGGTACCACAACTGCAACTGTTCTGGCTCAGGCTATGATCAATGAAGGAATGAAGAACCTGGCAGCAGGCGCAAACCCAATCGTTTTAAGAAAGGGTATGAAAAAAGCCACAGAAGCAGCAGTAGAAGCTATTGCAAAGATGAGCGAGCCGATCAAAGGCAAGGCATCCATCGCAAGAGTAGCAGCTATTTCCGCATCAGATGATGAGGTTGGCGAGATGGTAGCTGACGCTATGGAGAAGGTTTCCAACAACGGTGTTATCACCATTGAAGAATCCAAGACCATGAAGACAGAGCTGGATCTTGTGGAAGGTATGCAGTTTGACAGAGGTTATATCTCTGCTTATATGTGCACCGATATGGAGAAGATGGAAGCTAATTTAGACGATCCATACATTCTCATTACAGATAAGAAGATCTCAAACATTCAGGAGATCCTTCCTTTATTAGAGCAGGTAGTTCAGTCCGGCGCAAGACTTCTCATCATCGCAGAAGATGTGGAAGGCGAGGCTTTAACCACCTTAATCGTTAATAAATTAAGAGGTACCTTCAATGTCATCGCTGTAAAGGCTCCAGGCTACGGCGACAGAAGAAAAGAGATGTTACAGGATATCGCTGTTTTAACAGGCGGTACCGTGATTTCCGATGAATTAGGCTATGAGCTTAAGAATGCAACCCTTGATCTCTTAGGACGTGCAAAATCCGTTAAGGTTCAGAAGGAAAATACCGTGATCGTGGACGGCTGCGGCGATAAGGAAGCAATCACCGCAAGAATCGGCCAGATCAAGGGCCAGATCGAAGAGACCACTTCTGATTTTGACAGAGAAAAATTACAGGAAAGACTAGCAAAATTATCCGGCGGCGTAGCAGTGATCCGTGTAGGCGCTGCAACAGAGACCGAGATGAAAGAAGCAAAGCTTCGTATGGAAGACGCTTTATCCGCAGCAAGAGCAGCTGTTGAGGAAGGCGTTATCGCAGGCGGCGGTTCTGCTTACGTTCATGCGATCAACCAGATCGAAGACACTGTAAAGGAACTGGAAGGTGATGAGAAGACCGGAGGAAAGATCATCTTAAAGGCACTCGAAGCTCCTTTATACCACATCGTAGCCAATGCAGGTCTGGAAGGAAGCGTCATCATCAATAAGGTGAGAGAGTCCAAGGTGGGAACCGGCTTTGACGCATACAAGGAAGAATACGTTGACATGGTGGAAGCAGGCATCCTGGATCCTACAAAGGTCACCAGAAGCGCCCTTCAAAATGCTACCAGTGTTGCATCTACCTTATTGACAACAGAGTCCGTTGTTGCTAATATTAAAGAAAAAGCACCTGCAATGCCAGCACCAGGCGGAATGGATATGATGTAA
- a CDS encoding carbohydrate ABC transporter permease produces the protein MQGTTKKKIAKRQWKEWGEGYLFIAPLLFGIFVFYIFPFIQNFWFSFNEVNKFNVATFYGLNNYLEMCKDKELWKALGNTLLYVGVTVPLGLMLSLFVAALLNTKIKGTSFYRTVYFLPSVTMSAAVAMVWKWIYNEQYGLLNAAMKALGFAPHGWITDPKTALFMVMLVGIWGTVGYNMIILLAGMQGISRSYYEAASVDGASGIHQFFKITVPMLSPTIFFVMITSIISGFQVFDTIYMMIGKTNTAYRSTQTLVMMFYRNAFDYGHKGYAAAISILIFSIIMLVTVIQMIGQKKWVNYD, from the coding sequence ATGCAGGGTACGACAAAAAAGAAAATAGCAAAGCGGCAATGGAAAGAATGGGGAGAGGGGTATTTGTTTATAGCGCCCCTGTTGTTTGGAATCTTCGTGTTTTATATTTTTCCCTTTATCCAGAACTTCTGGTTCAGCTTTAATGAAGTGAATAAATTCAATGTAGCCACCTTTTATGGCCTTAATAACTATCTGGAAATGTGTAAGGATAAAGAATTGTGGAAGGCTCTTGGCAATACACTTCTCTACGTCGGGGTTACTGTGCCCTTGGGCCTTATGTTGTCCTTGTTTGTAGCGGCCCTGCTCAATACAAAAATCAAAGGGACTTCTTTTTACAGAACCGTCTATTTCCTGCCTTCTGTTACCATGTCGGCCGCAGTGGCGATGGTCTGGAAATGGATATATAATGAGCAGTACGGCCTTTTAAATGCGGCAATGAAGGCTTTGGGTTTTGCTCCCCATGGCTGGATTACAGACCCAAAGACAGCTCTGTTTATGGTTATGCTGGTTGGAATATGGGGAACCGTAGGCTATAACATGATCATACTTTTAGCAGGTATGCAGGGAATATCAAGGTCATATTATGAGGCGGCATCTGTTGATGGAGCAAGCGGCATTCACCAGTTTTTTAAGATCACGGTTCCCATGCTGTCACCCACCATATTTTTTGTTATGATCACTTCCATCATCAGCGGTTTTCAGGTGTTTGACACCATTTATATGATGATCGGAAAAACGAATACTGCTTATCGAAGCACTCAGACTCTGGTCATGATGTTCTACCGGAATGCCTTTGATTACGGCCATAAGGGCTATGCAGCAGCCATATCCATTTTAATCTTTTCTATTATCATGCTGGTAACAGTCATTCAGATGATAGGCCAGAAAAAATGGGTCAATTACGACTAA
- the rhaB gene encoding rhamnulokinase yields MEKYYLAVDIGASSGRHILGTVREGKLVLQEIYRFGNGMKRKDGHLCWDVEALFAGIKEGMKECRKLGKIPVSMGIDTWAVDFVLLDGENRMLGNATGYRDNRTNGMDEKLYKVISLKDLYGRTGIQKQIFNTIYQLMAVREENPEYLEKGESFLMIPDYFHYLLTGVKKQEYTNATTTQLVNAETGTWDYELIQKLDLPERLFKELSMPGTTVGLLAEDLEKEVGFSCQVVLPATHDTGSAVMAVPLVPGGEDPMGDILYISSGTWSLMGTELSKANCSMESMELNFTNEGGYDHRFRYLKNIMGLWMIQSVKKELEEKGEAYSFAELCRLASEERIPSIVDCNDSVFLSPESMIKAVQEFCQRSGMAVPKTAGQLAAVIYNSLAACYGNTVKELEAITGNNYPAIHVVGGGSNAEYLNQLTADCTGRTVYAGPGEATAIGNLLAQMLAAGEFKSLKQAREAVYRSFAVKEYQPRNRLS; encoded by the coding sequence ATGGAGAAGTATTATCTTGCTGTGGACATCGGCGCCTCCAGCGGCCGTCATATTCTTGGGACAGTGAGGGAAGGAAAGCTGGTACTTCAGGAGATTTACCGGTTTGGCAACGGCATGAAACGGAAGGACGGGCATTTGTGCTGGGATGTGGAGGCTTTATTTGCCGGGATCAAAGAGGGTATGAAGGAGTGCAGGAAGCTTGGTAAGATCCCGGTCAGCATGGGGATCGATACCTGGGCCGTGGATTTTGTTCTTTTGGATGGGGAAAACCGGATGCTTGGGAATGCAACGGGATACCGGGATAACAGAACAAATGGAATGGATGAAAAGCTGTACAAAGTCATTTCTTTAAAAGACCTATATGGAAGGACCGGCATCCAGAAACAGATATTCAACACCATTTATCAGCTTATGGCTGTCAGAGAAGAGAATCCGGAATATCTGGAGAAAGGGGAATCCTTCCTCATGATCCCGGACTATTTCCACTATCTGCTGACAGGAGTGAAAAAGCAGGAGTATACCAATGCAACTACCACGCAGCTGGTAAATGCGGAAACAGGGACCTGGGATTATGAACTGATTCAAAAGCTGGACCTGCCTGAAAGGCTGTTTAAAGAGCTGTCCATGCCGGGAACAACTGTAGGACTATTGGCAGAGGATTTGGAAAAGGAAGTGGGATTCTCCTGTCAGGTGGTTCTTCCTGCGACCCATGATACCGGTTCTGCCGTTATGGCGGTCCCTCTGGTTCCAGGCGGAGAGGATCCCATGGGAGATATCCTTTACATCAGCTCAGGAACCTGGTCCCTTATGGGCACAGAGCTTTCTAAGGCAAACTGCTCCATGGAAAGCATGGAGTTAAATTTCACCAATGAGGGCGGTTATGACCACCGCTTCCGATACTTAAAAAACATCATGGGCCTTTGGATGATTCAGTCCGTGAAAAAGGAGCTTGAAGAAAAAGGGGAGGCTTACTCCTTTGCAGAGCTTTGCCGGCTGGCCTCTGAGGAACGGATTCCTTCCATTGTGGACTGCAATGACAGCGTGTTCCTTTCGCCGGAGAGCATGATCAAAGCAGTGCAGGAGTTCTGCCAAAGGTCTGGAATGGCTGTGCCAAAGACTGCGGGACAGCTGGCGGCAGTCATATACAACAGTCTGGCAGCCTGCTACGGGAATACGGTAAAGGAGCTGGAAGCCATTACAGGAAATAACTATCCGGCCATTCATGTGGTAGGAGGAGGTTCCAATGCGGAGTATTTAAACCAGCTGACTGCAGACTGCACAGGCCGGACCGTTTATGCCGGACCGGGAGAAGCTACTGCCATCGGAAACCTTCTTGCCCAGATGCTTGCTGCCGGGGAGTTTAAAAGCCTGAAACAGGCAAGGGAAGCAGTATACCGGTCCTTTGCAGTAAAAGAGTACCAGCCCCGCAATAGGCTGTCATGA
- the rhaD gene encoding rhamnulose-1-phosphate aldolase, which produces MKMLDTEFVKSFIRLCDDGFRQNWHERNGGNLSYRIKQSEVESIREGFTDANPWQPIGTSVKGLAGEYFMVTGSGKYFRNVILDPEANTCIIEVDEKGENYRIRWGLINGGRPTSELPSHLMNHEVKKEATAGTHRVIYHAHPANIIALTFVLPLEDKVFTRELWEMATECPVVFPAGVGVVGWMVPGGRDIAVATSELMKKYDVAVWAHHGLFASGEDFDLTFGLMHTVEKSAEILVKVLSIRPDKLQTITSQNFRDLAVDFKVNLPEEFLYKK; this is translated from the coding sequence ATGAAGATGTTAGATACGGAATTTGTAAAAAGCTTTATCCGCTTATGTGATGACGGCTTCCGTCAGAACTGGCATGAGAGGAACGGCGGCAATTTAAGCTACCGCATCAAGCAGTCAGAGGTGGAATCCATAAGAGAAGGCTTTACGGATGCAAATCCCTGGCAGCCCATCGGCACCAGCGTGAAGGGTCTGGCAGGAGAGTATTTTATGGTAACAGGAAGCGGAAAATACTTCCGCAACGTGATCCTGGATCCGGAAGCCAATACCTGTATTATTGAGGTAGATGAAAAGGGCGAGAATTACAGGATCCGCTGGGGTCTTATAAACGGCGGGCGTCCTACCAGTGAGCTTCCTTCCCACCTTATGAACCATGAGGTCAAAAAAGAGGCCACGGCTGGAACGCACAGGGTGATCTACCATGCCCATCCTGCCAATATAATCGCCCTTACCTTTGTCCTGCCCTTGGAGGATAAAGTGTTTACCAGGGAATTATGGGAGATGGCTACGGAATGTCCGGTGGTTTTCCCTGCCGGCGTAGGTGTTGTGGGCTGGATGGTGCCTGGCGGACGTGATATTGCAGTGGCTACCAGCGAATTGATGAAGAAGTACGATGTGGCTGTCTGGGCCCATCACGGCCTGTTTGCTTCCGGAGAGGATTTTGACTTGACTTTCGGCCTTATGCATACTGTGGAAAAATCTGCGGAGATTCTTGTTAAAGTGCTTTCCATCCGTCCGGATAAGCTTCAGACCATTACGTCTCAGAACTTCCGGGACTTAGCGGTGGATTTTAAGGTGAATTTACCGGAAGAATTCCTGTATAAGAAATAA
- a CDS encoding carbohydrate ABC transporter permease: protein MKRTSSRKKLLIHLILIAGIGITVLPFLWMLCTSFKTKGESMAIPPTILPDRFVTEAYHNVLTALPFGRIYMNTVFSTVITVAGQVVICTLAAYSFARIKFPGRDVLFLVVLSVLMVPGQIFLVPQYLIVQKIGLLDTLFALFLPNLFSAFGTFMMRQFFLSLPDELEEAAILDGCGRFQILTQIMVPLVKSGIVALVIFTAKFAWNDFMWPLIVNTTTTKMTLAPALSTLQGQHTNDYPAQMAGAVLAVIPMVVLFFIFQKQFIEGVAHTGVKG from the coding sequence ATGAAGAGAACGAGCAGTCGAAAAAAGCTATTGATCCATCTGATTCTGATCGCAGGAATCGGCATCACCGTGCTTCCCTTTCTTTGGATGCTGTGTACCTCATTTAAAACAAAAGGAGAATCCATGGCGATCCCGCCTACGATTCTTCCGGACCGGTTTGTCACAGAAGCCTATCATAACGTTCTGACCGCTCTTCCTTTTGGAAGGATCTATATGAACACCGTATTTTCTACGGTCATAACGGTTGCGGGACAGGTGGTGATCTGTACCCTGGCAGCGTATTCCTTTGCCAGAATCAAATTCCCGGGAAGGGATGTACTGTTTTTGGTGGTGCTTTCCGTCCTGATGGTACCGGGACAGATCTTTCTGGTTCCCCAGTACTTAATTGTGCAGAAGATCGGACTTTTAGATACGCTGTTTGCGCTTTTTCTGCCTAATTTATTCAGTGCCTTCGGGACTTTTATGATGCGGCAATTTTTCTTATCACTTCCCGATGAGCTGGAGGAAGCGGCCATACTTGACGGCTGCGGCAGGTTCCAGATCCTGACACAGATCATGGTTCCTCTGGTTAAATCAGGGATCGTGGCTCTTGTGATTTTCACGGCAAAGTTTGCCTGGAATGACTTTATGTGGCCCTTGATCGTCAATACCACCACAACAAAGATGACCCTGGCTCCGGCCTTGTCCACTCTTCAGGGACAGCATACCAATGATTATCCTGCTCAAATGGCAGGCGCTGTTCTGGCTGTTATTCCAATGGTTGTTTTGTTTTTTATCTTCCAGAAACAGTTCATTGAAGGCGTGGCCCATACAGGTGTAAAAGGCTGA
- a CDS encoding Gfo/Idh/MocA family protein, which produces MRRITVALAGLGSRGKDTYAPVARLLPEKMEITAIADIDEAKVEEVAKEYGVPKERCFSSAEEMLEQEKLADVMFIATQDRQHVGQALPALEKGYDLLLEKPVSPDLDECRELLKSAAEKGRKVVVCHVLRYTPFYTKVKELIDSGVIGDVVTVMGIENVGYWHQAHSFVRGNWRNSEITSPMILQKCCHDMDLLLWLTGKTCDSVTSFGSTYLFKEEKAPEGAAKRCLDGCKAKEGCPFDAEKIYITNEKTGIAHGKSDWPCNVLTLHPAEESVMEAIKTGPYGRCVYHCDNNVVDHQVVNLNMTDGSTISFTMTGCTEENSRYAKFMGTKGEIEASLHSNLIIVRPFGKEKETIDVSKLSDDFSGHAGGDNRMVEQLLDMVREGTEPSHSMTTLEKSLESHYIALAAEQSRISGGKLIHLKDIR; this is translated from the coding sequence ATGAGAAGGATTACAGTTGCCCTTGCGGGCTTGGGAAGCAGAGGCAAGGATACTTATGCACCGGTTGCAAGGCTGCTTCCTGAAAAGATGGAGATCACTGCCATTGCGGATATTGATGAGGCAAAGGTGGAAGAGGTGGCCAAAGAGTATGGAGTGCCAAAGGAACGGTGTTTCTCCAGTGCCGAGGAGATGCTTGAACAGGAAAAGCTGGCGGATGTGATGTTTATCGCCACGCAGGACAGGCAGCATGTGGGCCAGGCTCTTCCGGCTCTTGAAAAGGGGTACGATCTTTTGCTGGAAAAGCCTGTTTCTCCGGATTTGGACGAATGCAGGGAACTTTTAAAATCAGCCGCTGAGAAGGGACGAAAGGTAGTTGTCTGTCATGTGCTGCGCTATACGCCCTTTTACACAAAGGTAAAAGAGCTTATTGATTCCGGAGTGATCGGTGATGTGGTCACTGTCATGGGAATCGAAAATGTAGGCTACTGGCATCAGGCCCACAGCTTTGTCAGAGGAAACTGGAGAAATTCAGAGATCACCAGTCCCATGATCCTTCAAAAGTGCTGCCATGATATGGACCTTTTATTGTGGCTGACGGGAAAGACCTGCGATTCCGTGACATCCTTTGGAAGCACCTATTTATTCAAGGAGGAAAAAGCGCCGGAGGGTGCTGCAAAACGCTGCCTGGATGGCTGCAAAGCCAAAGAAGGCTGCCCCTTTGATGCAGAAAAAATATATATAACCAATGAAAAGACCGGCATTGCCCATGGCAAGTCCGACTGGCCCTGCAACGTGCTCACCCTCCATCCTGCGGAAGAATCGGTTATGGAAGCCATAAAGACGGGCCCTTACGGAAGATGCGTATACCATTGCGATAACAACGTGGTGGATCATCAGGTGGTGAATTTAAATATGACAGACGGTTCTACTATCAGTTTTACCATGACAGGCTGCACAGAGGAAAATTCCAGGTATGCTAAATTCATGGGAACAAAGGGAGAGATTGAGGCCAGCCTTCATTCCAATCTCATTATTGTAAGGCCCTTTGGAAAGGAAAAAGAAACCATAGATGTCTCCAAATTGTCCGATGACTTTTCCGGCCATGCCGGCGGTGACAACCGGATGGTGGAGCAGCTTCTTGATATGGTCAGGGAAGGAACTGAACCAAGCCATTCCATGACCACATTGGAAAAATCCCTGGAGAGCCACTACATAGCCCTGGCAGCAGAACAGTCCAGGATCTCCGGAGGAAAGCTGATTCATTTGAAGGATATTCGTTAA
- a CDS encoding co-chaperone GroES, whose amino-acid sequence MKLVPLFDKVVLKPLVAEETTKSGIVLPGQAKEKPQQAEVIAAGPGGLVDGKEVTMQVKVGDKVIFSKYSGTEIETGEDDEKYVIVKQSDILAVIE is encoded by the coding sequence ATGAAATTAGTACCATTATTTGACAAAGTTGTGTTAAAACCATTGGTTGCAGAGGAGACAACAAAGTCCGGTATTGTTCTGCCGGGTCAGGCAAAAGAAAAACCCCAGCAGGCGGAAGTTATCGCAGCAGGACCAGGCGGTCTGGTAGACGGCAAGGAAGTTACCATGCAGGTTAAAGTGGGCGATAAAGTAATCTTCTCCAAATATTCAGGAACAGAAATAGAGACCGGAGAAGACGATGAGAAATATGTAATCGTCAAGCAGAGTGATATTTTAGCAGTGATCGAATAA
- the rhaM gene encoding L-rhamnose mutarotase: MIRKSFKMYLNEGMAEEYEKRHNLLWPEMKEMISRHGGHNYSIFLDEETNVLYGYIEIEDEEKWAESADTPINRKWWDFMADIMKTNPDNSPVSIGLKPVFHLD, encoded by the coding sequence ATGATAAGAAAATCTTTTAAAATGTACTTAAATGAAGGAATGGCCGAAGAATATGAAAAGAGACATAATCTGCTCTGGCCTGAGATGAAGGAAATGATCAGCCGGCATGGGGGACACAATTACTCCATTTTCTTAGATGAGGAGACCAATGTCCTTTACGGGTATATTGAGATCGAAGATGAAGAGAAATGGGCGGAATCGGCTGATACTCCCATCAACCGGAAATGGTGGGATTTCATGGCTGATATCATGAAAACCAACCCGGACAACAGTCCTGTTTCCATTGGTTTAAAGCCTGTATTTCATTTGGATTAA